Proteins co-encoded in one Chitinophagales bacterium genomic window:
- a CDS encoding alpha/beta hydrolase has protein sequence MLYLISGLGADERIFGRLSFLEKQEHKHLQWVPPNGNNLKEYALRLSEQIDRDEEVILMGVSFGGMVAVEISKILPCKKVILISSAATKQEIPSFYRFFGKLKLHILLPSQLLKWANPVTYFLFGMYQPNDKTLLKNILQDTDAPFLKWAINAILQWNNKEIPANLLQIHGMKDWVLPCPKTKNIIKIQKGGYLMVWTEARQIDDALKLLI, from the coding sequence ATGCTGTATTTGATAAGCGGTTTGGGGGCAGATGAAAGGATTTTTGGTCGTTTGTCGTTTTTGGAAAAGCAAGAACACAAACACCTTCAATGGGTTCCTCCAAATGGAAACAACTTGAAGGAATATGCTTTGCGGTTATCCGAACAAATTGACAGAGACGAAGAAGTCATCTTGATGGGCGTTTCTTTTGGTGGAATGGTCGCTGTTGAAATAAGTAAAATTCTGCCTTGTAAAAAGGTGATTCTGATTTCAAGTGCTGCTACAAAACAAGAAATTCCATCGTTCTACCGATTTTTTGGTAAATTGAAGCTACACATATTGCTGCCAAGCCAATTATTGAAGTGGGCCAATCCTGTTACTTATTTCTTGTTTGGAATGTATCAACCGAATGATAAAACACTCCTAAAGAATATATTGCAAGATACGGATGCTCCATTTTTGAAGTGGGCTATCAATGCCATACTGCAATGGAACAACAAAGAAATTCCTGCAAACCTGCTGCAAATTCACGGCATGAAGGACTGGGTTTTGCCGTGTCCAAAAACCAAAAATATCATAAAAATTCAGAAAGGAGGGTATTTGATGGTTTGGACAGAGGCAAGGCAAATTGATGACGCTCTTAAATTGCTGATTTAA
- a CDS encoding ABC transporter permease, protein MLTNYIKTAYRNLIRNKGYALINILGLTLGIACCLLIFLVVNHETSYDFFHAKADKIYRVVSERLNRDEESFNGYSQYPVGQAIRNDFPELENVTQIHNHQETMVSVGEELFKVESSIFADSHFFEVFDYQWIEGNPSTALAEPNSIVLTRSLAKKLFPLEASVLGKTITFDQKFDVKVTGLMEDISDNSNLDFEMVISFANLKAYAKEVGDIDNWNWTWAGSTYVVLGDNQTPESINSRFEAFEQKYLSEGRAAERNYFLQPLTEMHFDTRFEGSTDRPTISKTYLWIFGLIGLFLVLIACINFINIATAQAVKRSREVGVRKVLGANRKQLVKQFLGETLMLTTIAVVFALTLAELALPYLNNFLGQNLQLHIFSPNILLFTVSSVLITSFLAGFYPAMVLSGYQAAVALKNTLTTNKKSSLLMRRGLVVFQFIISQVLIVGTLVMTYQMNYLKNKDLGFNKEAIVMLDLPNDDDSKLQRMKTELLQNPSIEAVSYAMGAPIAQSSWTSNIEMGDKGKKGDKIYSEIKTVDVDFVHTYGLQLAAGEWYPQQAAKDSVYDKGVVVNEELVKKMGFESNEAILGEELFFNGFKMPIIGVLQNFHNRSLQMEIIPAVFFKGNIFIGTAGVKMKTRNPQQTIADIKNTYTSMFPNQLFEYQFLDERLGQAYESEAKLQQLFRIFAFIAIFIACLGLVGLVSFMAAQKTKEIGVRKVLGATVGNIVLLFSKEFTKLVLIAFVIASPLAYYAMGQWLQNFAYSIDMGISIFLIAIAFSLAVAWLSVGYQAIAAAVANPVKALRAE, encoded by the coding sequence ATGCTTACAAACTATATAAAAACCGCTTACCGCAACCTTATCCGCAACAAAGGATATGCCCTCATCAACATCTTAGGTTTGACCTTGGGAATCGCCTGTTGCCTACTCATATTCTTGGTAGTCAATCATGAAACAAGTTACGATTTTTTTCATGCCAAAGCCGACAAAATTTACCGAGTCGTAAGCGAACGCCTCAACCGAGACGAAGAAAGCTTCAATGGATACAGTCAATATCCTGTTGGACAAGCCATTCGCAACGATTTCCCAGAGTTAGAAAACGTCACTCAAATCCACAATCACCAAGAAACAATGGTCAGTGTTGGGGAGGAACTCTTCAAAGTAGAAAGTTCGATATTTGCAGATTCACATTTCTTTGAAGTGTTTGACTATCAGTGGATAGAAGGTAATCCTTCCACTGCCTTAGCCGAACCCAATTCCATCGTTTTGACCCGAAGTTTAGCCAAAAAACTGTTTCCACTGGAGGCATCGGTTTTGGGAAAAACCATCACTTTCGACCAAAAATTTGATGTGAAAGTGACAGGTTTGATGGAAGACATATCCGACAACAGCAACTTGGATTTTGAGATGGTCATCAGTTTTGCGAACTTGAAAGCCTATGCCAAAGAAGTGGGAGATATAGACAATTGGAACTGGACTTGGGCGGGAAGCACCTACGTTGTATTGGGTGACAATCAAACACCTGAAAGCATTAATTCTCGATTTGAAGCTTTCGAGCAAAAATACCTAAGTGAAGGACGGGCAGCAGAACGCAACTATTTTTTGCAGCCTTTGACCGAAATGCACTTCGATACCCGTTTTGAAGGTTCGACTGACCGCCCAACGATTAGCAAAACCTATTTGTGGATTTTTGGCTTGATTGGTTTGTTTTTGGTCTTGATAGCCTGCATCAATTTCATCAACATCGCAACGGCGCAAGCAGTGAAAAGGTCGAGGGAAGTTGGAGTGCGTAAAGTGTTGGGAGCGAATCGAAAACAGTTGGTCAAGCAGTTTTTGGGAGAAACCTTGATGCTGACGACCATTGCAGTTGTGTTCGCTTTGACCCTTGCGGAATTAGCCCTTCCGTACCTCAACAATTTTTTGGGGCAAAATCTTCAATTGCACATTTTTAGCCCAAACATTCTGTTGTTCACCGTTTCAAGTGTTTTGATTACCAGCTTTTTAGCGGGTTTTTATCCTGCAATGGTTTTGTCGGGCTACCAAGCTGCCGTTGCCCTCAAAAACACCTTGACAACCAACAAAAAAAGTTCGCTTTTGATGCGTCGGGGTTTGGTGGTCTTTCAGTTCATCATTTCGCAGGTGCTGATTGTTGGAACTTTGGTGATGACTTACCAAATGAACTACTTGAAAAACAAAGATTTGGGTTTCAACAAAGAAGCGATTGTGATGTTGGATTTGCCCAATGACGATGATTCAAAATTGCAGCGCATGAAAACGGAATTGCTGCAAAATCCTTCCATTGAAGCCGTAAGTTATGCGATGGGTGCGCCAATTGCACAAAGTTCGTGGACTTCCAATATCGAAATGGGCGATAAAGGCAAAAAGGGAGATAAAATCTATTCGGAAATCAAAACGGTGGACGTGGATTTTGTGCACACTTATGGACTGCAATTGGCTGCTGGTGAATGGTATCCGCAGCAAGCTGCAAAAGATTCGGTTTATGACAAAGGCGTGGTGGTAAATGAGGAATTGGTGAAAAAAATGGGTTTTGAAAGCAATGAAGCAATTTTGGGTGAAGAACTTTTCTTCAATGGCTTCAAAATGCCAATTATTGGTGTGCTTCAAAATTTTCACAACCGTTCGCTGCAAATGGAAATCATTCCTGCGGTCTTCTTCAAAGGCAATATTTTCATTGGCACGGCTGGAGTGAAAATGAAAACCCGCAACCCTCAACAAACCATTGCAGACATCAAAAATACCTATACAAGCATGTTTCCCAATCAGTTGTTTGAATACCAATTTTTGGACGAACGCTTGGGGCAGGCGTATGAGTCGGAGGCAAAATTGCAGCAGTTGTTCCGAATTTTTGCTTTTATCGCCATTTTTATCGCTTGTTTGGGTTTGGTTGGTTTGGTTTCTTTTATGGCTGCTCAAAAAACGAAGGAGATTGGTGTCCGCAAGGTTTTGGGCGCAACGGTCGGCAACATCGTCTTGCTTTTCTCCAAAGAATTTACCAAACTCGTATTGATTGCTTTCGTGATTGCTTCGCCGCTTGCCTATTATGCGATGGGTCAATGGCTGCAAAACTTTGCCTATTCGATTGACATGGGTATTTCTATCTTTTTGATTGCCATTGCGTTTTCGTTGGCGGTGGCTTGGTTGTCGGTGGGGTATCAGGCGATTGCAGCGGCGGTGGCGAATCCAGTGAAGGCGTTGAGGGCGGAGTGA
- a CDS encoding efflux RND transporter periplasmic adaptor subunit — MDKVIKKKKWTLGKIVLYTSLLVVVVLLSAWYMKNSGVKKYRVEKNRVTVATVTKGNFKEFIPVTGNVLPIKTVFLDAVEGGQVKEIYVEDGEMVRKGQKLIKLSNASLQLSYMNLETQLLEQINDLQNTQIVMEQNGLNLEEQLVNVDYQITDLQRRINRNKTLAEEGTISKEEFDQMKEELSYNIKKRSVIQRKIAQDQQLSEQQKGQIGSSLDLMKRNLGVIDQSLDNLVVKSPIDGQLSSLKVELGESVNGGENLGQIDVLDNFKVRASVDEHYVARIYTGQQGEFTFAGTSYPLTIQKIFPEISNGTFEVDMFFPDKAPEGIKRGQSLQIKLSLSDESEALLIPRGGFYQETGGAWIYVLDANSNTARKQSISIGRQNPKNYEVTEGLKEGDRVITSSYDTYGEVDELILSE; from the coding sequence ATGGACAAAGTTATCAAAAAGAAAAAATGGACGCTCGGCAAAATTGTTTTATACACCAGTTTGTTGGTAGTCGTAGTGCTGCTATCGGCTTGGTACATGAAAAATTCGGGCGTAAAAAAATACAGAGTTGAGAAAAATCGAGTGACCGTAGCAACGGTAACAAAAGGAAATTTCAAAGAATTTATTCCTGTGACAGGCAATGTATTGCCCATCAAAACGGTGTTTTTGGATGCTGTTGAAGGAGGACAAGTGAAGGAAATATATGTGGAAGATGGTGAGATGGTTCGCAAGGGACAAAAGTTGATTAAGCTCTCCAATGCCAGTTTGCAGTTGAGTTATATGAACCTTGAAACGCAACTTTTGGAACAAATCAACGACCTTCAAAACACACAGATTGTGATGGAACAGAATGGTTTAAACCTTGAAGAACAGTTGGTCAACGTGGACTACCAAATCACCGACCTTCAACGTCGCATCAACCGCAACAAAACCCTTGCAGAAGAAGGCACTATTTCCAAAGAAGAATTTGACCAGATGAAAGAAGAATTGAGCTACAACATCAAAAAACGCTCAGTTATCCAACGCAAAATCGCTCAAGACCAACAACTTTCAGAGCAGCAAAAAGGGCAAATTGGTTCGTCTTTGGATTTGATGAAACGAAATCTTGGTGTAATTGACCAAAGCCTTGACAATCTTGTTGTTAAATCTCCTATTGACGGCCAATTGTCTTCCCTCAAAGTGGAACTGGGTGAGTCGGTCAATGGAGGTGAAAACCTAGGGCAGATTGACGTTTTGGACAACTTCAAAGTGCGTGCAAGCGTGGACGAACATTATGTAGCAAGGATTTATACAGGTCAGCAGGGTGAATTTACCTTTGCAGGCACGAGCTATCCTTTGACTATCCAAAAGATTTTTCCCGAAATCAGCAACGGGACTTTTGAAGTCGATATGTTTTTTCCCGACAAAGCTCCTGAAGGCATCAAACGGGGGCAAAGTCTGCAAATCAAATTGTCGCTAAGTGATGAAAGTGAAGCACTTTTGATTCCTCGTGGCGGCTTTTACCAAGAAACTGGCGGCGCATGGATTTATGTTTTAGATGCCAACTCCAATACCGCCCGAAAACAGTCTATCAGCATCGGTCGCCAAAACCCAAAAAACTACGAAGTCACCGAAGGATTGAAGGAAGGGGATAGAGTAATTACTTCTTCTTATGATACGTATGGAGAAGTGGATGAATTGATTCTTTCGGAGTGA
- a CDS encoding ABC transporter ATP-binding protein — translation MARFTLTKLWQRLQALPTVEVTKSINRMIQLTGIEKYHRSGLKKHYILKNINLTIEEGEFVTIMGPSGAGKSTLLHILGLLEESTAGTYRFFDYEISKMSERKKNELHKQYMGFVFQAYHLIDELTVYENIETPLIYRGIKSGERKSLVADVLDRFNMVAKKDLFPHQLSGGQQQLVGIARAIITKPKIILADEPTGNLHTSQGEEIMELFQQLNKKDGVTIVQVTHSESNAAYGNRIVNLLDGWVKNEETLKSIAH, via the coding sequence TTGGCAAGGTTTACACTTACGAAACTTTGGCAACGGCTTCAAGCCTTGCCAACAGTTGAAGTTACCAAAAGCATCAATAGAATGATACAACTTACAGGCATCGAAAAATACCACCGTTCAGGATTGAAGAAACACTACATCCTCAAAAACATCAACTTAACCATTGAAGAAGGCGAATTTGTAACCATCATGGGCCCAAGCGGTGCAGGAAAATCCACATTGCTACACATTTTGGGTCTTTTGGAAGAATCTACCGCAGGAACGTATCGGTTTTTCGACTACGAAATCTCCAAAATGAGTGAGCGTAAGAAAAACGAACTCCACAAACAATACATGGGTTTCGTCTTTCAAGCCTATCACCTCATTGACGAACTTACTGTCTATGAGAATATTGAAACGCCCTTGATTTACAGAGGCATCAAAAGTGGTGAAAGAAAAAGTTTGGTTGCCGATGTACTTGACCGCTTCAATATGGTCGCTAAAAAAGATCTGTTTCCGCACCAACTTTCAGGCGGACAACAACAATTGGTTGGTATCGCAAGGGCGATTATCACCAAACCCAAAATCATTTTGGCGGATGAACCCACAGGCAATCTGCACACATCGCAAGGTGAGGAAATTATGGAATTGTTCCAGCAATTGAATAAAAAAGATGGTGTAACGATTGTACAAGTTACTCATTCCGAAAGCAATGCGGCTTACGGCAATCGAATTGTCAATTTGTTGGATGGTTGGGTGAAAAACGAAGAAACCCTTAAATCAATTGCTCATTAG
- a CDS encoding helix-turn-helix transcriptional regulator, with protein MKAIHTTSNRQWWLKEINRLILNHLSDYNLTNTLLAEKLSVSERQLYRMVKNLTGMSPNLYVRHIRLQKAYQFLQSGEYRTVKEVAAKVGFQNAEYFTHLFKSTFGQIPFEVLQKKGIK; from the coding sequence ATGAAAGCAATTCATACGACCTCTAACAGGCAATGGTGGTTGAAAGAAATAAACCGATTGATTTTGAATCACTTATCCGATTACAATTTGACCAATACCCTGTTAGCGGAGAAACTATCTGTTAGTGAAAGACAATTGTACCGAATGGTGAAAAACCTCACAGGAATGTCGCCCAACCTCTATGTGCGCCACATTCGACTGCAAAAAGCCTATCAATTCCTTCAATCGGGAGAATACCGCACCGTAAAAGAAGTGGCAGCTAAAGTGGGATTTCAAAACGCAGAGTATTTCACCCACTTATTCAAATCGACCTTTGGACAAATTCCTTTTGAAGTGTTGCAGAAAAAGGGCATCAAATAA
- a CDS encoding IPTL-CTERM sorting domain-containing protein has product MRIAAITAPPSAVIGGPVYQTFNTAGGFETVTVTLNTPFPVTGGNDYAFDITAGTNFNFIYAAALDDEPSGIFYEVFFGSFTSYTSQDLDFEVAISAAAEPAAASIPTLSQWGLIILALLLMTLGTLYLVQPNVEERIGR; this is encoded by the coding sequence TTGAGGATAGCTGCAATTACTGCCCCTCCTAGTGCCGTTATTGGTGGTCCTGTTTATCAAACCTTTAACACAGCAGGAGGATTTGAAACAGTGACTGTTACTTTAAACACTCCTTTCCCTGTAACAGGAGGCAACGATTATGCTTTTGACATTACAGCAGGTACAAATTTTAATTTTATTTACGCTGCTGCACTTGACGATGAGCCAAGTGGAATTTTTTACGAAGTTTTTTTTGGATCATTTACCTCATATACAAGTCAAGATTTAGATTTTGAAGTAGCGATCAGTGCAGCGGCGGAGCCAGCAGCAGCAAGTATTCCCACTCTCTCTCAATGGGGTTTAATCATCTTGGCTTTGTTGTTGATGACCCTTGGTACTTTGTATTTGGTACAGCCCAATGTGGAAGAAAGGATAGGAAGATAA
- a CDS encoding alkaline phosphatase family protein, translating to MKPKVLLIGWDAADWKAINPLMDAGMMPNLQKMVEEGVMGNLATLDPPLSPTLWTSISTGKRPYKHGIIGFTEPDPSGTSVRPVHITSRKVKAIWNMLTQEGYKTHQVGWWPSHPAEPINGVYVSNFYQRASAPITEPWPLLAETVHPAEKADLFAALRLHPHELTHAHLLPFLPNGHKMDQSDKKVQGRINSLRKIIADCTTIHSAVTYILDQEEWDFVAVYYDAIDHFGHGFMKFHPPKQDHISQKDFDAYHNVVTAGYQYHDLMLGRLLELAGKDTTVMLVSDHGFHPDHLRPKNLPRESAGPAWEHSPYGIVVMKGPGIKKDERIYGASLIDVTPTLLHLMDLPIGLDMDGKVLSTAFAQPKKIKTIESWEKVEGECGMHPKDKLEDPEASKAALDQLVELGYIEAPGPDEEKNIQRTINDRQFYLSRAYIDGGKYSEAIPILEDLQEKNPTQSHYSIRLANCYLQTKQTAKARKTIQHLRARQQKPTVTLLIYQARIVTQEGNTEQALEYLKQAEKQEKDYPGLQLQIGNCYRHLKEWEAAMNCYNLALQNNPEDNHAWHGKGLVLAKMGQQEEAVTHFLKTIGLRYFSPNAHRDLGDSLLALKQYGHAAKAYEVAIHLYPRFKYPKQQLVELYENQLPRPERAAYYKAQLPDYTLPEMVIVSGLPRSGTSMMMQMLEAGGMEAFTDGKRSADDSNQKGYYEHEAVKKMGRNTDFLAEVGDKFVKVVAHLLFHLPRIYRYKIIFMERDIDEVLQSQHKMLQRDGKLKKGTFSYRLGIQFEETLKKVKDTYQNRPNVEFLFVPHREVIEFPQTVAKQVQEFLEKPLDLEKMAMVVDASLYREKSEVVSE from the coding sequence ATGAAACCAAAAGTACTCTTAATAGGCTGGGATGCAGCCGACTGGAAAGCCATCAACCCACTAATGGATGCAGGCATGATGCCCAATTTGCAGAAAATGGTAGAAGAAGGAGTGATGGGCAATTTAGCGACCCTCGACCCACCTCTATCTCCAACTTTATGGACATCCATTTCCACAGGCAAACGCCCCTACAAACACGGAATCATCGGCTTCACCGAACCCGACCCCTCAGGCACAAGCGTTCGCCCCGTTCACATCACCTCCCGAAAGGTCAAAGCCATCTGGAACATGCTCACCCAAGAAGGCTACAAAACCCATCAAGTCGGTTGGTGGCCCTCGCATCCCGCCGAGCCCATCAACGGTGTGTATGTGTCCAACTTCTACCAACGAGCCAGTGCCCCCATCACCGAACCTTGGCCGCTGCTTGCCGAAACCGTTCACCCAGCCGAAAAAGCCGACTTATTTGCCGCTTTGAGGCTGCATCCACACGAGCTTACACACGCCCACTTACTACCCTTTTTGCCCAATGGCCACAAAATGGATCAAAGCGATAAAAAAGTCCAGGGCAGAATCAACAGCCTCCGAAAAATCATTGCAGACTGCACTACCATTCATTCAGCAGTTACCTACATTTTGGACCAAGAAGAATGGGATTTTGTCGCTGTTTACTACGATGCCATTGACCACTTTGGGCATGGATTTATGAAGTTTCATCCGCCCAAACAAGATCACATCTCTCAAAAAGATTTTGATGCCTACCACAATGTTGTCACGGCAGGCTATCAATACCACGACCTCATGCTCGGCAGACTGCTCGAATTGGCAGGCAAAGACACCACCGTTATGTTGGTGTCCGACCACGGTTTTCACCCCGACCACCTGCGCCCCAAAAACTTGCCACGAGAATCGGCGGGCCCTGCATGGGAACACAGCCCCTACGGTATTGTGGTGATGAAAGGGCCTGGCATCAAAAAAGACGAGCGCATTTATGGCGCAAGTCTGATAGATGTAACACCCACTTTGCTGCATCTCATGGACTTACCGATAGGCTTAGACATGGACGGTAAGGTATTGAGTACAGCCTTTGCCCAGCCCAAAAAAATCAAAACCATCGAAAGTTGGGAAAAAGTGGAGGGCGAATGTGGGATGCACCCCAAAGACAAACTCGAAGACCCCGAAGCCTCCAAAGCTGCCTTAGACCAACTTGTTGAGTTGGGCTACATTGAAGCACCAGGGCCCGATGAAGAAAAAAACATCCAACGCACCATCAACGACCGTCAGTTTTACCTCTCCCGTGCCTACATTGACGGAGGAAAATACAGCGAAGCCATTCCGATTTTGGAAGACCTGCAAGAAAAAAATCCCACCCAATCGCACTACTCCATTCGATTGGCGAACTGCTATCTGCAAACCAAACAAACCGCCAAAGCCCGAAAAACCATCCAACACCTGCGTGCTCGGCAGCAAAAACCTACCGTCACACTCCTAATCTATCAAGCCCGAATCGTGACCCAAGAAGGCAACACAGAGCAGGCTTTGGAATACCTCAAACAGGCAGAAAAACAAGAAAAAGACTATCCTGGGCTGCAACTTCAAATTGGAAACTGCTACCGCCATTTGAAAGAATGGGAGGCTGCAATGAACTGCTACAATTTGGCACTTCAAAACAATCCAGAAGACAACCACGCATGGCATGGAAAAGGCTTGGTACTCGCCAAAATGGGGCAACAAGAAGAAGCCGTTACCCACTTTTTGAAGACCATCGGTTTGCGCTATTTTTCGCCCAATGCCCACCGAGATTTAGGCGATAGTCTATTGGCTTTGAAGCAATACGGACATGCTGCAAAAGCGTATGAAGTAGCCATTCACCTCTATCCCCGCTTCAAATACCCCAAACAACAACTCGTAGAACTCTACGAAAACCAACTGCCACGACCCGAACGAGCAGCCTATTACAAGGCGCAACTGCCCGACTATACGCTGCCCGAAATGGTCATCGTGTCAGGTTTGCCCCGCTCAGGCACTTCCATGATGATGCAAATGCTCGAAGCTGGTGGGATGGAAGCCTTTACGGATGGAAAACGCAGCGCAGATGATAGCAACCAAAAGGGCTACTACGAACACGAAGCGGTCAAAAAAATGGGTCGCAACACGGATTTCTTGGCAGAAGTAGGCGATAAGTTCGTCAAAGTTGTGGCACATTTGCTGTTCCATTTGCCGAGGATTTATCGCTACAAAATCATCTTTATGGAGCGAGATATTGACGAAGTGCTTCAATCCCAGCACAAAATGTTGCAGCGAGATGGCAAACTCAAAAAAGGCACTTTTTCTTACCGCCTCGGAATACAGTTTGAAGAAACGCTCAAAAAGGTGAAAGACACCTACCAAAACCGCCCAAATGTAGAATTTCTATTCGTGCCACACCGAGAGGTCATCGAATTTCCACAAACCGTTGCCAAACAAGTGCAGGAGTTTTTGGAAAAACCCTTGGATTTGGAAAAAATGGCAATGGTGGTAGATGCGAGTTTGTATCGGGAAAAATCGGAGGTGGTGAGCGAATAG
- a CDS encoding tryptophan halogenase family protein, which produces MKHQKIQNILIVGGGTAGWMTAAYLNQTFNATEPTMNISLIEAANENGDNSAPQAVGCLPFLRGFFNYLGIHEQTWMGACHASFKMATLFEGWKDGSEADSYWHTLGNVANHQAERLALTEHWLHKHHQGEETSFAESLQEAVAVCKAMKTPKVAISEGRSRALPYAHHLDVQLMVQLLKKYATNRGVNHLVGDVAAIDVDESGAIRQVQTEEHGALTADLYVDCTGETSMLLGQTLQEKEDSYSNHLRCDAKVSITLPYGENNRYNQSAGGLKPYTTATALSAGWLAHIPIQICETYTYTYSSQFASKEAAEMELRQHIGDRSEQETALHQNLQQGKKQNLWVKNCVAIGASGGQIEALEATDLALIQLALRYLLYSFPDQTMDSRLQDTYNKAMNQLYANVQDFVVLHYCLTQRADTPFWKAVKQETEIPSVLQQKLEEWKHFLPDGFDHKYDLFGSFNYVSVLAGMDYLPSKALPILQHSLHREAENFFKQVAHQSEQMAKKLPTQAEYFQQLIRIANFQKNKAW; this is translated from the coding sequence ATGAAACATCAAAAAATACAAAACATACTCATCGTAGGAGGTGGAACAGCAGGCTGGATGACGGCTGCCTATTTGAACCAAACCTTCAATGCCACCGAACCCACGATGAACATTAGCCTCATTGAAGCCGCAAATGAAAATGGAGACAACTCTGCCCCACAAGCAGTTGGTTGTCTGCCCTTTTTGAGGGGTTTTTTCAATTATTTGGGCATTCACGAGCAAACTTGGATGGGAGCCTGTCATGCTTCTTTCAAAATGGCAACCCTCTTTGAAGGATGGAAAGACGGCAGCGAAGCGGATTCTTATTGGCACACACTCGGCAATGTGGCAAACCATCAAGCCGAGCGACTTGCACTGACCGAACATTGGCTGCACAAACACCATCAGGGCGAGGAAACTTCGTTTGCCGAATCGCTACAAGAAGCCGTAGCGGTTTGTAAAGCCATGAAAACGCCCAAAGTAGCGATTTCGGAAGGTCGGTCGAGAGCCTTGCCCTATGCCCATCATTTGGATGTTCAATTGATGGTTCAGCTACTCAAAAAGTATGCGACCAACAGAGGAGTGAATCATTTGGTAGGCGATGTTGCTGCAATAGATGTGGATGAATCGGGCGCAATTCGACAAGTGCAAACCGAAGAACATGGTGCATTGACCGCTGATTTGTACGTAGATTGTACAGGCGAGACTTCAATGCTATTGGGTCAAACACTACAAGAAAAAGAGGATTCCTACTCCAATCACTTGCGCTGTGATGCAAAAGTAAGCATCACCTTGCCCTATGGAGAAAACAACCGCTACAACCAATCGGCAGGCGGTTTGAAGCCCTACACCACTGCAACAGCACTTTCGGCAGGTTGGCTTGCTCATATTCCGATACAAATCTGCGAAACCTATACCTATACTTACAGCAGCCAATTTGCATCGAAAGAGGCTGCCGAAATGGAACTGCGCCAACACATTGGCGACCGAAGCGAACAGGAAACTGCCCTCCACCAAAACCTTCAACAAGGCAAAAAACAAAACTTGTGGGTCAAAAACTGTGTGGCGATTGGTGCTTCTGGTGGACAAATTGAAGCATTGGAAGCGACCGATTTGGCATTGATTCAGTTGGCTTTGCGCTATTTGCTGTACTCTTTTCCCGATCAAACGATGGACAGCCGATTGCAGGATACCTACAATAAGGCGATGAACCAACTCTACGCAAATGTGCAGGATTTTGTGGTGCTGCACTACTGCTTGACCCAACGAGCGGACACCCCTTTTTGGAAGGCAGTGAAACAGGAAACCGAGATTCCGAGTGTTTTGCAGCAAAAATTGGAGGAATGGAAGCACTTCTTGCCCGATGGATTTGACCACAAATACGACTTGTTTGGGAGCTTCAACTATGTATCTGTTTTGGCAGGAATGGATTATTTGCCCTCCAAGGCACTGCCGATTCTGCAACACTCTTTGCACCGAGAAGCAGAGAATTTCTTCAAGCAAGTAGCACACCAAAGCGAACAGATGGCAAAAAAACTACCTACACAAGCCGAATATTTTCAACAATTGATACGTATCGCCAATTTTCAAAAAAACAAGGCTTGGTAA
- a CDS encoding AraC family transcriptional regulator — MKEIQHPMKANNTTSNRQWWLKRIYRLILENLSEFDFTNSTLAEELSISERQLYRIVKELTGLSPNLYIRQIRLQEAYKFLQTGQFHTIRELALLVGYQKIEYFTRLFTAEFGVHPMEILKQNK; from the coding sequence ATGAAAGAAATACAACATCCAATGAAAGCAAACAATACAACCTCTAACAGACAATGGTGGTTGAAACGAATATACCGCTTGATTTTGGAAAACCTATCAGAATTCGATTTCACCAACTCTACATTAGCAGAAGAACTCTCTATCAGTGAAAGGCAATTGTACCGAATAGTGAAAGAACTTACTGGACTTTCTCCCAATCTCTATATCCGCCAGATTCGACTGCAGGAAGCCTATAAATTTCTCCAAACAGGTCAATTTCATACCATCAGAGAGCTAGCGTTATTGGTGGGTTATCAAAAAATCGAATATTTCACACGTTTGTTTACAGCAGAATTTGGGGTACATCCAATGGAGATTTTGAAGCAAAACAAATAA